The Candidatus Kryptonium sp. genome contains a region encoding:
- the glgA gene encoding glycogen synthase GlgA, whose translation MAQPLNILFLSSEIVPFAKTGGLADVSFALPQAIKELGHEIRAMMPKYGFISERKFGIHEIVRLRDMDIPVGDKLQKGSAKASFIVGQKVKVQVYFLENEFYYSRDGLYVDSKTKKDYPDNDERFIFFCKGVIETLKKLGWRPDVIHCNDWQTALVPVYLKTIYKDDPFFKGIKTVLTIHNIGYQGVFPKESFYKSGLPDEILPQVEHNGNFNFLKAGILYADVITTVSPTYAKEIISDDEFGAGLSEVLKKRKKDIYGILNGVDYSVWSPENDKYIPVPYSIQTIETKYENKKALLKHFGLEYDEEIPVVAQISRLVDQKGFDLIEEVIDEMMKLNIQYIVLGTGEPRYEEMLEKVKKKYPKKVGVHIGFSEELAHLIEAGADIFLMPSKYEPCGLNQMYSLRYGTIPVVRKTGGLADTVEEFNIKTGRGTGFLFERYSGQDLLKALKKALSVYKNRKAWLKLMKNAMTKDFSWTMSAKKYVELYQKLMAQQKKTRTVKAK comes from the coding sequence ATGGCTCAACCTCTCAATATCCTCTTTCTTTCCAGTGAAATTGTCCCATTTGCAAAAACAGGTGGGCTCGCCGATGTTTCCTTTGCTCTTCCCCAAGCGATAAAAGAACTTGGTCATGAGATAAGAGCGATGATGCCTAAATATGGATTTATTAGCGAAAGAAAATTCGGAATACATGAAATTGTCCGCCTAAGAGATATGGATATCCCAGTTGGAGATAAACTTCAAAAAGGAAGCGCAAAGGCCTCTTTTATCGTCGGACAAAAAGTTAAAGTTCAAGTATATTTCCTTGAAAATGAATTTTATTACAGTCGTGACGGTCTTTATGTTGATTCAAAAACAAAAAAAGATTATCCAGATAACGACGAAAGATTCATATTTTTTTGTAAGGGAGTTATTGAAACGCTCAAGAAGTTAGGGTGGAGACCAGATGTAATTCACTGCAATGACTGGCAAACCGCACTTGTTCCAGTTTATCTTAAAACGATTTACAAAGATGATCCATTTTTTAAAGGAATAAAAACGGTTTTGACAATTCATAATATCGGATATCAAGGAGTTTTCCCTAAGGAGTCATTTTACAAATCTGGGCTTCCAGATGAAATTCTACCGCAGGTAGAACACAACGGAAATTTCAATTTTCTAAAAGCTGGTATACTTTATGCTGATGTTATAACCACCGTGAGCCCGACTTACGCGAAGGAAATAATTTCTGATGATGAATTCGGAGCAGGGCTTTCTGAAGTGCTTAAAAAAAGGAAAAAAGATATTTATGGAATTTTAAATGGTGTTGATTATTCTGTGTGGAGTCCTGAGAATGACAAGTATATTCCCGTTCCGTATAGCATTCAAACGATAGAAACGAAGTATGAAAATAAAAAGGCTCTTTTGAAACATTTCGGGCTTGAATATGATGAGGAAATTCCAGTTGTTGCGCAAATTTCAAGGCTCGTTGATCAAAAAGGATTTGATCTAATTGAGGAAGTGATTGATGAAATGATGAAACTTAACATTCAATATATTGTCTTGGGCACAGGAGAACCACGCTATGAAGAGATGCTTGAAAAGGTAAAGAAGAAATATCCTAAAAAAGTTGGAGTTCATATAGGATTTAGTGAAGAACTTGCTCATCTTATTGAGGCAGGAGCTGATATATTTCTCATGCCATCAAAATACGAACCATGTGGTTTGAATCAGATGTATAGTTTAAGATACGGAACTATCCCAGTAGTCAGAAAAACCGGAGGACTTGCTGATACAGTTGAAGAGTTCAATATAAAGACAGGACGAGGAACTGGATTTTTATTTGAAAGATATTCAGGTCAAGATCTATTGAAAGCGTTAAAAAAAGCATTGTCAGTTTATAAAAACCGAAAAGCATGGTTGAAATTGATGAAAAACGCAATGACAAAAGATTTCTCTTGGACGATGTCCGCAAAAAAATATGTTGAACTTTATCAAAAACTGATGGCACAACAAAAAAAGACGCGAACTGTTAAAGCGAAATGA
- the rpiB gene encoding ribose 5-phosphate isomerase B: protein MKIAIASDHAGFEYKEKLKELLRELGYEPIDFGCFSPDSSDYPDFAYPAAKAVGNGECERGIFVCGTGIGVSIVANKVKGVRAANCCSVEEAKLSRQHNDANVLTFGARLIPWELAKEITKVWLETEFEGGRHERRVEKIHKLTGL, encoded by the coding sequence ATGAAAATAGCAATCGCAAGTGATCACGCTGGATTTGAGTATAAAGAAAAACTGAAAGAACTGTTAAGGGAACTCGGATATGAACCTATAGATTTTGGCTGTTTTTCACCTGATTCAAGTGATTATCCTGATTTCGCATATCCAGCTGCGAAGGCAGTTGGAAATGGTGAATGTGAAAGAGGTATATTTGTGTGTGGAACGGGTATCGGAGTTTCTATAGTCGCAAACAAAGTCAAAGGTGTAAGAGCTGCTAACTGTTGTTCTGTTGAAGAAGCAAAACTCTCAAGACAGCATAATGACGCAAATGTCTTAACATTTGGGGCAAGGCTTATACCGTGGGAACTTGCTAAGGAGATCACTAAGGTCTGGCTTGAAACTGAGTTTGAAGGTGGAAGGCACGAACGAAGAGTTGAAAAAATTCATAAGTTAACGGGACTTTGA
- a CDS encoding tetratricopeptide repeat protein, whose protein sequence is MKKIVLLSLLVSGIIFAQGTKQDSIEVLKNWSLFYEYFKTGDYVSAYPYGWKVMEMQPTRFKTLYKAMERIYLKFYEEAPQDLKQKYADTLLIIYDNAIKYHPENASEYYLRKGYVLENYYTGRDNEAIVAYEKGIELDFEHTEFYYIDRLGVLYIKHMEENPDYREKAIELYRKVLDKDPQNVTANDRLRTLVKDIAELIELNKKRLEVDPENTELIWTIANLYIRAEDYKSAIPYLEKLTKKFPDNETYWNRLGYCYQRVGEYRKAIEAYNRSLKINPDAKEIILNISVCYRELDNFEQARLWARRAMAKDKNWGRPYLEIAQIYEATVARCIKTTKGGDWTKIEFTDKLVYQLAVEYYELAKRVDPSVANEANQRIKNLETLVPTQEDYFFNKRKIKDGKIPIAGGCYDWIGESITVPYKI, encoded by the coding sequence ATGAAAAAAATAGTTTTGCTTTCGCTTCTTGTTTCTGGGATAATTTTTGCACAGGGAACGAAGCAGGATTCAATTGAGGTTTTGAAGAATTGGTCTTTGTTCTATGAATATTTCAAGACGGGGGATTATGTAAGTGCGTATCCGTACGGATGGAAAGTTATGGAAATGCAGCCGACGAGGTTTAAAACTCTTTATAAAGCAATGGAGAGAATTTATTTAAAATTCTATGAGGAGGCGCCTCAAGACCTGAAGCAAAAGTATGCAGATACTCTTTTGATAATCTACGATAACGCAATAAAGTATCATCCTGAAAATGCGTCAGAGTATTATTTGAGGAAAGGATATGTTCTTGAGAATTATTACACAGGAAGAGATAACGAAGCAATAGTTGCTTATGAGAAGGGAATTGAATTGGATTTTGAACATACAGAGTTTTATTATATTGATCGTCTTGGTGTGCTTTATATAAAGCATATGGAGGAAAATCCAGATTATAGAGAAAAAGCAATTGAACTATATCGCAAAGTCCTTGATAAAGATCCGCAAAATGTTACAGCAAATGATAGGCTAAGGACACTTGTTAAGGATATAGCTGAGTTGATTGAACTTAACAAAAAGCGACTTGAAGTAGATCCAGAGAATACCGAGCTTATATGGACAATTGCAAATCTTTATATTCGTGCTGAAGATTATAAAAGCGCAATCCCGTATCTTGAAAAATTAACAAAAAAATTCCCAGATAACGAAACATATTGGAATCGCCTCGGTTATTGTTACCAACGCGTGGGTGAATATAGAAAGGCGATTGAGGCTTATAATCGTTCGTTGAAAATAAATCCAGATGCGAAGGAAATTATACTTAACATTTCTGTTTGTTATCGTGAGCTTGATAACTTTGAACAGGCTAGGCTTTGGGCAAGAAGAGCTATGGCCAAGGACAAAAATTGGGGGAGACCATACCTTGAGATAGCTCAGATCTATGAAGCAACCGTTGCAAGGTGTATAAAAACAACAAAAGGTGGGGATTGGACAAAGATTGAATTCACAGATAAACTTGTCTATCAACTTGCAGTTGAGTATTATGAGCTTGCTAAAAGGGTTGATCCAAGCGTCGCAAACGAAGCAAATCAAAGAATAAAAAATCTTGAAACTCTCGTTCCAACTCAAGAAGATTATTTCTTCAACAAGAGGAAAATAAAAGATGGCAAGATCCCAATAGCAGGTGGATGTTATGATTGGATAGGTGAGAGTATAACAGTTCCATATAAAATATGA
- the gmhB gene encoding D-glycero-beta-D-manno-heptose 1,7-bisphosphate 7-phosphatase, producing MKNLNVAVFLDRDGTINEDVNFLSSPEQLVLIDGSAEAIKEANEIGLKVIVCTNQSGIARGYFTEDDLHKIHKRLDELLAEKGAKVDAYYYCPHHPTEGTGKYKLECECRKPKNGMLKRASQEHNIDLKRSFVIGDRLYDILAGKSSGATTILVLTGYGKEAYEKCKSENLEPDFIARNLKEAMEIVKKIITQGNGGLENDNKNLSQENEKDALEK from the coding sequence ATGAAAAACTTAAATGTCGCTGTATTCCTTGATAGAGATGGGACAATTAATGAAGATGTAAATTTTTTATCTTCACCAGAACAACTCGTTCTCATAGATGGTTCTGCCGAAGCAATAAAAGAGGCAAATGAGATTGGTTTAAAGGTTATCGTTTGCACAAATCAAAGTGGAATTGCGCGAGGTTATTTCACGGAAGACGATTTGCACAAGATCCACAAACGACTTGATGAGTTGCTCGCTGAAAAAGGGGCAAAAGTAGATGCTTATTATTACTGTCCTCATCATCCAACCGAAGGGACTGGAAAATATAAACTTGAATGCGAATGTAGAAAACCTAAGAATGGAATGCTCAAGCGCGCCTCGCAGGAGCATAACATTGATTTGAAAAGATCATTCGTTATAGGTGATAGACTTTACGATATTTTAGCTGGAAAATCTTCAGGTGCGACCACGATCCTTGTTTTAACTGGCTATGGCAAGGAAGCATATGAAAAATGTAAAAGCGAAAACCTTGAACCAGATTTTATCGCAAGAAATCTGAAGGAAGCAATGGAAATAGTTAAAAAAATAATAACTCAAGGCAACGGCGGTTTAGAAAATGACAACAAAAATTTATCTCAAGAGAATGAAAAAGACGCTTTGGAAAAATAA